In Bacillus sp. Cs-700, one genomic interval encodes:
- a CDS encoding diacylglycerol kinase family protein, translating into MTRVAIILNPKAGNVKMVNQIERIQERLQEKYEHVSLHKTEHEGHGAELVEELADDVDILIGAGGDGTIYELANAICKRENRPIFGVIPGGTCNDFSRAIGINQNPIQAVEQLLEDNRSLIDVGRSNDEYFLNFWGIGLITQTSENINPDTKEVFGRLSYYISTAQTINNPEPFHLKVESDETNFEGEAVMMIVGNGPFTGGIQAFFPENNLQDGEFDVLIIKETSLPTFWSIFQSKVFKQSRFNEDILHFQTKNLSITASPEQTIDCDGERYYTTPSTLEVLPKYLTVLTGKNFPN; encoded by the coding sequence TTGACACGTGTAGCCATTATCTTAAATCCTAAAGCAGGAAATGTTAAAATGGTCAATCAAATTGAACGGATACAAGAACGACTGCAAGAAAAATATGAACACGTTTCTCTTCACAAGACAGAACATGAAGGGCACGGTGCTGAATTAGTAGAGGAATTGGCGGATGATGTCGACATTCTTATCGGGGCTGGTGGAGATGGTACCATCTATGAACTAGCAAATGCGATTTGTAAGCGGGAGAATCGTCCTATTTTCGGTGTAATTCCTGGAGGAACTTGTAATGACTTCTCTCGAGCGATTGGGATCAATCAAAATCCGATACAAGCTGTCGAACAGCTTTTAGAAGATAACCGTTCCCTTATTGATGTTGGACGCTCTAATGACGAGTATTTCTTGAATTTCTGGGGGATTGGGTTAATCACGCAAACATCAGAGAACATTAATCCTGATACGAAAGAGGTTTTTGGAAGGCTTTCCTACTACATTAGTACAGCCCAAACAATTAATAATCCAGAACCTTTTCACCTTAAAGTAGAATCCGATGAAACGAATTTTGAAGGCGAAGCGGTGATGATGATTGTGGGGAACGGTCCTTTTACAGGAGGCATTCAAGCTTTCTTCCCTGAAAACAACCTCCAAGATGGAGAATTCGATGTATTAATCATTAAAGAGACGTCACTTCCTACTTTTTGGTCAATTTTTCAATCCAAAGTATTCAAACAATCTCGATTTAACGAAGATATACTTCATTTCCAAACAAAAAACTTAAGTATAACGGCCAGTCCAGAACAAACAATCGACTGCGACGGAGAACGTTATTATACGACCCCGTCCACACTCGAAGTTCTACCAAAATACTTAACTGTTCTTACTGGAAAAAACTTTCCGAACTGA
- a CDS encoding PRC-barrel domain-containing protein produces MLVSENEVYKYAIDTKDGEKGILKELYFDDEHWAIRYLVIDTHKWLPGRKVLISPISIEHTNHETESFSVSLTSQEVSESPDIDTNQPISRKHEMDVNRHFSWPYYWVGTGAWGNGMYPRPFMADDLPDANSSLPNSNEDEENHLRSTKEVAGYHIQATDGEIGHVKDFIFDEETWQLRYFIVDTKNWFSGKEVLLSTKWIHDINWQDRTVIVDVTKGDIDQAPEYRLNETITRRFEEDLHAHYGKTGYWKF; encoded by the coding sequence ATGTTAGTTAGCGAAAATGAAGTCTATAAATATGCAATCGATACAAAAGATGGCGAAAAAGGCATCTTAAAGGAACTTTATTTCGATGATGAACACTGGGCGATCCGCTATCTCGTCATTGATACACATAAATGGTTACCGGGTCGTAAGGTGCTCATTTCTCCTATTTCTATCGAACATACGAACCATGAGACTGAATCATTCTCCGTTTCACTTACTTCTCAAGAAGTAAGTGAAAGCCCTGATATCGATACAAACCAACCCATTTCTCGAAAACATGAAATGGACGTAAACCGCCATTTTAGCTGGCCCTATTATTGGGTTGGTACTGGTGCTTGGGGAAACGGCATGTATCCTAGACCATTTATGGCAGATGATTTACCTGATGCAAATTCATCACTACCCAATTCCAATGAAGACGAGGAAAACCATCTGCGTAGCACGAAAGAAGTTGCCGGCTATCACATCCAGGCTACGGATGGTGAGATTGGTCATGTTAAAGATTTTATCTTTGACGAAGAAACTTGGCAGCTTCGTTATTTTATCGTTGATACAAAAAACTGGTTTTCAGGTAAAGAAGTTCTACTCTCAACCAAATGGATCCATGATATTAACTGGCAGGACCGCACGGTTATTGTAGATGTTACTAAAGGAGACATTGATCAGGCTCCAGAATATCGATTAAACGAAACAATTACACGTCGATTTGAAGAAGATCTTCATGCCCATTATGGAAAAACTGGATACTGGAAATTTTAA
- a CDS encoding antibiotic biosynthesis monooxygenase produces the protein MNSYVTYGTYDYLLKLKEKHEDENVFLFTNPDGAALYHETNGTTFFKNAKKYEVIDSKGNVQNPGFVVLNHIPVEESERAVFEDRFKNRAGKVENEPGCEGIRILRPVANDTYVVATFWDSEASFKSWQASEAYETAHKNRHTSKGLPKTIFSGKPYLKTYQIETPESV, from the coding sequence ATGAATAGTTACGTTACATATGGAACTTACGATTATCTATTGAAACTAAAAGAAAAACACGAGGATGAGAATGTTTTCCTCTTCACTAATCCAGATGGTGCTGCATTATATCACGAAACAAATGGCACTACTTTTTTCAAGAACGCAAAAAAATATGAAGTTATCGACAGTAAAGGAAATGTACAAAATCCTGGATTTGTTGTGTTAAATCATATCCCTGTCGAAGAAAGTGAACGCGCTGTATTTGAAGATCGTTTTAAAAACAGAGCGGGCAAGGTTGAGAATGAACCGGGCTGTGAGGGAATCCGAATCTTACGTCCTGTGGCTAATGACACTTATGTAGTAGCAACCTTCTGGGATAGTGAAGCATCTTTCAAGAGCTGGCAAGCATCTGAAGCCTATGAAACAGCTCATAAAAACCGTCATACAAGTAAAGGTCTTCCTAAAACGATTTTCTCGGGTAAACCTTATCTAAAAACCTATCAAATAGAAACACCAGAATCAGTTTAA
- a CDS encoding formate/nitrite transporter family protein, whose translation MANPSKKHKEVKYPERQFYFPAQIVETFIAKGESHSDRPLNRQFILSILAGAFVTFGAIFSVLIAMGVETEGVSKLLSGIGFVTGYAIVFISGAILFTEVNVLLPTYILQRKFWIPKNILKFWVVCYFGNLIGALLVGTLVVASGSLTPEFYSELTTYTEHKMKFLSDGTLGWFQILLSGIIANWLIGMAAFLATAARDLTGKVLATTLPVIIFVAGNFQHSVANMGYFSTSFIHGSEYSWIEFLFFNLVPASIGNLIGGGVLVALTFTYAFKEEINEERLPKEEAE comes from the coding sequence GTGGCAAATCCAAGTAAAAAACACAAAGAAGTTAAATATCCTGAAAGACAATTTTATTTTCCCGCACAAATCGTAGAAACATTTATTGCTAAAGGAGAATCTCATAGCGATCGTCCCCTTAACAGACAGTTTATACTGTCCATTTTAGCTGGAGCATTCGTAACATTTGGCGCTATTTTCTCTGTCCTTATCGCGATGGGGGTAGAAACAGAAGGCGTTAGTAAACTTCTATCAGGCATCGGCTTCGTAACGGGGTATGCCATTGTCTTTATTTCAGGAGCTATTTTGTTTACAGAAGTAAATGTCCTCCTTCCCACCTATATTCTTCAAAGGAAGTTTTGGATTCCGAAAAACATTTTAAAGTTCTGGGTCGTTTGTTACTTTGGTAACTTAATTGGTGCTTTATTAGTGGGGACGCTTGTTGTGGCCTCCGGCTCATTAACCCCTGAATTTTATTCAGAATTAACGACATATACCGAACATAAAATGAAATTCTTATCTGATGGAACGTTAGGCTGGTTCCAAATTCTGCTCTCAGGAATTATCGCAAACTGGTTAATTGGAATGGCTGCATTTCTCGCCACTGCCGCTCGTGATTTAACTGGTAAAGTACTTGCAACCACACTCCCTGTCATTATTTTCGTAGCAGGAAATTTCCAGCATAGTGTCGCAAATATGGGTTATTTCAGTACCTCCTTTATTCATGGGTCCGAATACTCCTGGATAGAATTCCTTTTCTTCAACCTGGTCCCCGCGAGTATCGGTAACTTAATCGGTGGTGGTGTTCTCGTAGCTTTAACGTTCACCTATGCTTTTAAAGAAGAAATCAATGAAGAACGACTGCCAAAAGAAGAAGCAGAATGA
- a CDS encoding PBP1A family penicillin-binding protein, translating into MKKLGIGLIATLAVFLIGLLGYLGILLAGNYVIDEKKLVMNSATELVDENGDLITKLYFENREPISIDTIPDHVQEAFVATEDSRFYEHHGLDVKAIGRALYRDILAGGKVEGGSTITQQLAKNVFLTNDKSWLRKTKEAVIAINLERSYSKEKILEMYLNQIYFGHGAYGIQSASTMFFNKPASELSVEEGAMLAGLPKAPSNYSPINHPEESKDRRDLVLTLMEKHDYLTPEEAVRLQGKTLALDIAEVTKEPAYLTYIDMTLQEAKTRYNLSNEEVLRGGYQIVVPLNPSLQKAAYEQFQNNALFPGSDSETPPEGGFSMMNAASGGVVAVQGGRDYVQKGFNHVTAKRQPGSALKPLAVYAPALEKKEYSPYTLLKDEKIDYNGYSPSNYNNQYKGQLSLYDAVRVSANAPAVWLLNEIGIPYSKSYLEKSGLSIEDRDLKIALGGIDKGVSPFEMMAAYRPFIEDGKQIEPFFISKLYNNDGKLVGEANQTEEKVYSKQTAWYMTRILEGVVKNGTATSGKSEVAVAGKTGTTSYEGVSGGSRDAWFVGFTPEYVGAIWMGYDRTTDSQYLTGGSEYPVKLFKQVVNASVNENSQKEFKKPSGVKDMEKPITLPKIKDVKAQFDFLYGLPAVKLNWTASSDERVVYRIYEIKDGNREQIAEVEGDGEYTRNSISFFGSVSYEVVPFNPLTEQEGEVSNEASVSLFDRFKNSE; encoded by the coding sequence ATGAAAAAACTCGGCATAGGCTTAATCGCAACTCTCGCCGTGTTCCTAATTGGGTTATTGGGATATTTAGGGATATTATTAGCAGGAAACTATGTTATTGACGAAAAAAAGCTTGTAATGAATTCTGCAACCGAACTCGTCGATGAAAATGGTGATCTTATAACGAAACTTTATTTCGAAAACCGTGAACCTATTTCAATAGATACCATTCCTGATCATGTGCAAGAAGCATTTGTAGCAACAGAAGACAGTCGCTTCTATGAACATCATGGTTTGGATGTGAAAGCGATAGGAAGAGCGCTCTATCGTGACATTTTAGCAGGGGGGAAAGTGGAAGGAGGGAGTACAATCACACAGCAACTCGCTAAAAATGTGTTTCTAACGAATGATAAGTCGTGGCTTAGGAAGACAAAAGAAGCCGTTATTGCGATTAATCTCGAACGGAGTTATAGCAAAGAAAAAATTTTAGAAATGTACTTGAATCAAATTTATTTCGGTCATGGGGCCTATGGTATTCAATCTGCTTCTACAATGTTTTTTAATAAACCCGCTTCAGAATTAAGCGTAGAGGAGGGGGCCATGCTTGCGGGTCTCCCGAAAGCGCCATCTAATTATTCGCCTATTAATCATCCAGAGGAAAGTAAAGATCGACGTGATCTTGTTTTAACTTTGATGGAAAAGCATGATTATTTAACACCAGAAGAAGCAGTTCGCCTTCAGGGAAAAACTCTTGCTCTTGATATTGCTGAGGTTACGAAAGAACCGGCATATCTTACTTATATTGATATGACACTTCAAGAAGCTAAGACACGATATAATTTATCGAATGAAGAGGTGCTGAGGGGTGGTTATCAAATCGTTGTACCATTGAATCCTTCATTGCAGAAAGCTGCATATGAACAGTTTCAAAATAATGCTCTATTTCCAGGAAGCGATTCAGAAACCCCTCCAGAGGGAGGGTTTTCCATGATGAATGCAGCAAGCGGAGGTGTGGTGGCCGTTCAGGGAGGTCGTGATTACGTTCAGAAGGGGTTTAATCACGTTACAGCAAAGAGACAACCTGGTTCTGCTCTAAAACCATTAGCGGTTTATGCTCCGGCGCTTGAGAAAAAAGAGTATAGTCCTTATACGTTACTTAAAGATGAGAAGATTGATTACAATGGTTACTCACCATCCAACTATAATAATCAATACAAAGGCCAACTTTCACTTTATGATGCTGTAAGAGTGTCGGCGAATGCCCCTGCTGTTTGGCTTCTAAATGAAATTGGTATTCCGTATTCCAAATCTTATCTTGAGAAAAGTGGACTTTCGATTGAAGATCGTGACCTGAAAATCGCACTTGGCGGGATTGATAAGGGGGTATCACCATTTGAAATGATGGCAGCTTATCGACCGTTTATTGAAGATGGGAAGCAGATTGAGCCATTTTTTATTAGTAAACTATACAATAATGATGGCAAGCTTGTGGGAGAAGCCAATCAGACTGAAGAAAAAGTTTATTCAAAGCAAACGGCATGGTATATGACTAGGATTCTTGAGGGCGTTGTAAAAAATGGTACTGCTACAAGTGGTAAGTCGGAGGTGGCTGTTGCTGGTAAAACTGGGACCACTTCTTATGAAGGAGTATCAGGAGGCTCTCGCGATGCCTGGTTTGTTGGATTCACTCCTGAATACGTTGGTGCTATTTGGATGGGGTACGATAGAACGACCGATTCTCAATACCTAACTGGAGGAAGTGAATATCCTGTAAAGTTGTTTAAACAAGTGGTGAATGCTTCTGTGAATGAAAATAGTCAGAAGGAGTTTAAGAAACCTTCTGGTGTAAAAGATATGGAGAAACCCATCACCCTTCCTAAAATTAAAGATGTTAAAGCACAGTTTGATTTCTTATATGGTCTTCCTGCGGTCAAACTAAACTGGACAGCTTCATCTGATGAACGTGTCGTTTATCGTATCT